In Astyanax mexicanus isolate ESR-SI-001 chromosome 24, AstMex3_surface, whole genome shotgun sequence, the genomic stretch ctcttggtgcagctgtacagttatagctgtaaaaacagcaaaagcaaaccgcctggccttttttctcctccttaacctgagcatgaacttcagaccagctgtttactctccactccagcaaaagatatgatccacatatgagctgctaataaACGcctccatttcacctttataaagctacgagtcgcctctcaaatatgaggttttttgttgttggtgaagaaggtgatgtttatcactgtgcgcatgtgagacgtgagatgacagattcgttcacattacccACAGATAcaaatcacttacatttgtgaatgtgaaccgtcaagatagccaaatccgatcttaGCAAAATCTCGAATTTAAATAatttggcttgtaatgtgaatgtggcctaggatgtatggatggatggatggattgatagatggatggatggataagtaaaatattttttattttatattatatgggATCTAGCATGtatcacttgtgccaacaccccggttgctgagtataatatgggaatctgcttaagccacttgtgccaacaccccggttgctaagAGCTTTTACTGCAATGATTTTCCACAGATCCTGTTCCTGACGGGTCTGGCCTTCATCATTGGCCTGAGGAGAACCGCCCACTTTTTCTTCCAGAGACAAAAACTCAGAGCCTCCTCCTTCTTCCTGGGGGGCGTGGCTTTAGTGGTGCTGCGATGGCCTCGCATCGGCATGCTGGTGGAGAGTTACGgcttttttcttctgtttaagTGAGTATTGTTATCCTAAATATGCTTTCAAGATACCAAAAGTGCTAAACACCTAAGAGGGACAGTCCGATGAAGAAGCAGCTTTTTATTGTTGtggatgattttttatttttatttttttttttgggaacagTAGGGTCAAAATATCATCAAAATATAAATGTTGACAATATTCCTTATTCCTTTTCAGATCATTCTTTCCAATGGTCTTTGGATTCCTCGGAACAGTCTTAAATTTGCCTTTCCTCACAACTGTAAGAAGATTGTAGATCcctttactgtttcttaacaacaacaacagactGGAGTATAGTAATGTAACACTCTTTTTACCCTCTGTCTTTATATTTCAGTTATTTAATTTATCAGAGAGCAGCTCCTCCATGGTCTGAGGAGGATGGAGGTGATGaagaagctgaactgctggattaCAGTGTGAATAAAGTGTTTTGGTCTTTACTTGTGCTCCTGGAGGCCCAGCTTTCTGTTCAGTCAAGCACAAATTATTATTAGATAGTTAGAGAGCAGGTGAAACTctaaggctgtgtcccaattgtgtactaaatgtataaaacaaataCTATAAGGTATATACTGTGTACTAGTCGTAATAGTGTGGGTTTAgcaggttagtacacaaaatattaacatacTAACAAGAAGTGATGAAACATCAAGCGTTCtctagcattttatttattttattatgtttttttcaattatttttcttccttttttcctttgTATATGATGATGAGAAtaatgtttcacattttgtatgtttgtaaATGTTGCTAATACTGCAGTAAATCTATATGGTGAATACATCTTACCTTTCTGTTTTGCATTGCATTCTAGGATAATAGTGTCCAGCATAGATAGGATATTTGAgtatacttttacatttttatctacTTTATCGACAAAACTTACTTTTTTAGATGATCAAGTAtgatttaactgtgattaactacattttttggaaagctgagtttaatttcactactagcAACTACCAGACCTAAATACTGCCAGAActgtagaattaagaaatcacttaaatagatcctgtctgagctacacattatgccccaatcttaagaaattcaagaacaaatGAGAAAACATTTGTAAAGATCTATCAGtgtggaaaaggttacaaagtcatgtctaaaactttgggactccagcagacaacagtgagagctattattcacaaatggagaaaacatggaacacttgtgaaccttcccaggagtgatcggcgtactgaaattactccaacagggcatggacaactcatccaggaggtcacaaaagaccccaaaaaaacaaaaaagaactgcaggtctcatttGCATCAGTTAAGATTGGAGTTAATGAGTCAAAAATAAGAAAGACAATAAGACAATAAGAAAGAGTTCCAAAGCAAataacactgctgaccaaaaagaacacaatggcccACCTCACacttgccaacaaacatcttgatgatcccaagAACTTTGGATAGTTATTATGTGGAATGACGTGaaaaagtggagctttttggaaggtgtgtgtcccgttacatctggcataaaactaacacataaatTCAGaagaagaacatcatactgaacgtaaaacatggtggtggtagtgtgatgctctggggctgctttgctgcttcagggtctggacaacttgctgtaatagatccagaaattctgctgtttaacagacaatcctgaaggttGATCGcagttgattaattgattgcagttgttgctgtcaAATTATTAGGCTTAGGggtttaaatactttttcacacagggtcaggttgatttttatatatatatttttttttattaataaatgaaatcattatttaaaaactacttttggTATTTACTTAGaatatctttgtctgatattaaaatgtgtttgttaatctaaaaaattgtaagtatgataaaaatagaaaaaacaaaatactttttcacagcactttatATAATATACCTCATACTCAAAAACTATAGTTTGTATTAGTATTTAGTACACAATTGGGATGGACCAtatggctgtgttcagactgtcaGCCCGAATCTAATCTGTATCCAGATTTATTTTTCCTAGTGTAAACAGACAGAAAGCAAATAAAATCAGGCTTTTGCTAATCAGATTGAAACGCGTGACAAAAAATTACCTCATCAAATTCCTAGTGACAGAAGTGTAGGGGTTCAAAAAGAGCACCAAAGATTAGTAACTACCTGAAAAAGATCTAATCGGAGAAACAGATCCAATATGTCTAAACACTAATGCAAATGTAGAACAGGATGTTTGGACAAGAATCCTTCACCTTTCAGATGTCAAGTTCATGTGTGTTTCTCCATTTTCTTTGATTGTTTACTATTTTTTGTgggatatattgtatttttagtcattttttaaacttccatttgtattattttaaataaatctaaagatttaaaagaaattaaacaaaaattgTCTGTCATTAAATTTGCAACCATGCTTGCCTAATAATTTAGTAGACCTGGCCTTTTCTCTCAAACCAAGCacatgtctcagactgccttcattgagtttttaCAACACAGTCGTAAGAACCAGAAGTAGTGTAGATTTTTACCCTATATACCCTGGTTTTTCCACTTTGTCCATTAAGGATAAAAGTTAATTTCAAcagattttatgtgatttagttTACTTTGTATCATGTTTATTGCACTGTCAAACGAGTCGAACAGGAGATGCattgtgtctacgtcaacccaggatttttactttctggacctgaaatattcacctctgtgtaagtaactatgtttacataggatctccggtggatttcacgttttacagagactctaagactagttcAGTGGCTGAAGTGCACTTAGCAgaacattacacatgttgtaaagtaacaaatgacattgcaaagactgttattagtgtaaaaatgtctttattttaaaactttttattttaaaactatatgTTTGCAAGTGTTAATATTCATTAACAAGCAAGCAACAAAATCCCcacacactcctccaccagactaaagcagtgttaaggccctgtcccactgtgattgcgtctaaatatccactaaagtacgtccaaatttatcagaaaacactgcgtccactgagtgaacgcgctgcgtccaaaattacgtccatattccgtctaaattgaagttgaacgccgacttccaaatttgtacgtcgacttccactctttggacgtcgacttccactttttggacgtcgacttccaactatatatggttgttttttctagtgaatcatcatttcttcttgagctacaagagagagcacgtCTGTtatcttctacacaaccatggaccacagattccttgcagtgatggtgcagcagcagaacatctcagcaggagaggactgtatgggtcaggccttggattgtacgccgggaggagtttggactgtatgaccggctgatggtaaagcgatggacgccagaaaaatatttttatggacgtcgacgtccacctgtacatgccgtccaaatatccactaaattacgtccgtactgcgtctaaatatccactaaattacgtccatattagtcgccgtctattctgaaaattttgggaggtaccaaaaccacttttgcatctaaagtggacggcaacgtctaaactacgtccacctggacggtgccgtccaaatatccactaaactacgtccagattgcgtctaaatatccactaaatatccattaaact encodes the following:
- the golt1a gene encoding vesicle transport protein GOT1A, coding for MVAITEFQKIGVGISGFGIFFILFGVLLYFDSVLLAFGNILFLTGLAFIIGLRRTAHFFFQRQKLRASSFFLGGVALVVLRWPRIGMLVESYGFFLLFKSFFPMVFGFLGTVLNLPFLTTLFNLSESSSSMV